From a region of the Canis lupus dingo isolate Sandy chromosome 5, ASM325472v2, whole genome shotgun sequence genome:
- the C5H11orf1 gene encoding UPF0686 protein C11orf1 homolog isoform X4 yields the protein MRSQAGTSAQRQSLAYFLANPHYGSLINADGHAEIWTDWNDMSKFFQYGWRCTTNENSYSNHTLMGNWNQERYDLRNIVQPKPLPSQFGHYFETTYDMSYNNKRPLSTHRFKREPHWFPGHQPELDPPRYKCTEKSTYMASYSEPPLGHYSACVWNPSNCQEVQDSKKE from the exons ATGAGATCACAAGCAGGCACCAGCGCACAG AGACAGTCCCTCGCCTATTTCCTTGCAAACCCACACTATGGCAGCCTCATTAATGCAGATGGACATGCTGAAATATGGACAGATTGGAATGATATGTCCAAGTTTTTCCAATATGGATGGAGATGTACCACTAATGAGAATTCCTATTCAAATCATACCCTGATGGGAAACTGGAACCAGGAAAGATATGACCTGAGGAATATCGTGCAGCCCAAACCCTTGCCTTCCCAG tttggacACTATTTTGAAACAACGTATGACATGAGCTATAACAACAAAAGGCCACTTTCAACTCATA GGTTTAAGAGAGAGCCTCACTGGTTTCCAGGACATCAGCCTGAGCTGGATCCTCCTCGATACAAATGCACAGAAAAGTCAACTTATATGGCTAGCTACTCAGAGCCTCCACTTGGGCATTACTCTGCCTGTGTGTGGAATCCTAGTAACTGCCAAGAGGTCCAGGAttctaagaaagaataa
- the C5H11orf1 gene encoding UPF0686 protein C11orf1 homolog isoform X2 codes for MWPVNSLSLQSRGDRTAKEAALRQSLAYFLANPHYGSLINADGHAEIWTDWNDMSKFFQYGWRCTTNENSYSNHTLMGNWNQERYDLRNIVQPKPLPSQFGHYFETTYDMSYNNKRPLSTHRFKREPHWFPGHQPELDPPRYKCTEKSTYMASYSEPPLGHYSACVWNPSNCQEVQDSKKE; via the exons ATGTGGCCTGTGAATTCACTGAGCTTACAGTCTCGTGGAGACCGCACAGCGAAGGAGGCAGCCCTG AGACAGTCCCTCGCCTATTTCCTTGCAAACCCACACTATGGCAGCCTCATTAATGCAGATGGACATGCTGAAATATGGACAGATTGGAATGATATGTCCAAGTTTTTCCAATATGGATGGAGATGTACCACTAATGAGAATTCCTATTCAAATCATACCCTGATGGGAAACTGGAACCAGGAAAGATATGACCTGAGGAATATCGTGCAGCCCAAACCCTTGCCTTCCCAG tttggacACTATTTTGAAACAACGTATGACATGAGCTATAACAACAAAAGGCCACTTTCAACTCATA GGTTTAAGAGAGAGCCTCACTGGTTTCCAGGACATCAGCCTGAGCTGGATCCTCCTCGATACAAATGCACAGAAAAGTCAACTTATATGGCTAGCTACTCAGAGCCTCCACTTGGGCATTACTCTGCCTGTGTGTGGAATCCTAGTAACTGCCAAGAGGTCCAGGAttctaagaaagaataa
- the C5H11orf1 gene encoding UPF0686 protein C11orf1 homolog isoform X3 encodes MAASLCLCCSRFLQRQSLAYFLANPHYGSLINADGHAEIWTDWNDMSKFFQYGWRCTTNENSYSNHTLMGNWNQERYDLRNIVQPKPLPSQFGHYFETTYDMSYNNKRPLSTHRFKREPHWFPGHQPELDPPRYKCTEKSTYMASYSEPPLGHYSACVWNPSNCQEVQDSKKE; translated from the exons ATGGCTGCCTCCCTTTGTCTCTGCTGCTCGAGATTTCTCCAG AGACAGTCCCTCGCCTATTTCCTTGCAAACCCACACTATGGCAGCCTCATTAATGCAGATGGACATGCTGAAATATGGACAGATTGGAATGATATGTCCAAGTTTTTCCAATATGGATGGAGATGTACCACTAATGAGAATTCCTATTCAAATCATACCCTGATGGGAAACTGGAACCAGGAAAGATATGACCTGAGGAATATCGTGCAGCCCAAACCCTTGCCTTCCCAG tttggacACTATTTTGAAACAACGTATGACATGAGCTATAACAACAAAAGGCCACTTTCAACTCATA GGTTTAAGAGAGAGCCTCACTGGTTTCCAGGACATCAGCCTGAGCTGGATCCTCCTCGATACAAATGCACAGAAAAGTCAACTTATATGGCTAGCTACTCAGAGCCTCCACTTGGGCATTACTCTGCCTGTGTGTGGAATCCTAGTAACTGCCAAGAGGTCCAGGAttctaagaaagaataa
- the C5H11orf1 gene encoding UPF0686 protein C11orf1 homolog isoform X1 — translation MEQLDKICYHLSTNSSNNTSHSASKYCSSVKRQSLAYFLANPHYGSLINADGHAEIWTDWNDMSKFFQYGWRCTTNENSYSNHTLMGNWNQERYDLRNIVQPKPLPSQFGHYFETTYDMSYNNKRPLSTHRFKREPHWFPGHQPELDPPRYKCTEKSTYMASYSEPPLGHYSACVWNPSNCQEVQDSKKE, via the exons ATGGAACAGCTGGATAAGATTTGCTATCACTTATCTACAAATTCTTCAAACAATACAAGCCACTCAGCATCAAAATACTGTTCATCAGTGAAG AGACAGTCCCTCGCCTATTTCCTTGCAAACCCACACTATGGCAGCCTCATTAATGCAGATGGACATGCTGAAATATGGACAGATTGGAATGATATGTCCAAGTTTTTCCAATATGGATGGAGATGTACCACTAATGAGAATTCCTATTCAAATCATACCCTGATGGGAAACTGGAACCAGGAAAGATATGACCTGAGGAATATCGTGCAGCCCAAACCCTTGCCTTCCCAG tttggacACTATTTTGAAACAACGTATGACATGAGCTATAACAACAAAAGGCCACTTTCAACTCATA GGTTTAAGAGAGAGCCTCACTGGTTTCCAGGACATCAGCCTGAGCTGGATCCTCCTCGATACAAATGCACAGAAAAGTCAACTTATATGGCTAGCTACTCAGAGCCTCCACTTGGGCATTACTCTGCCTGTGTGTGGAATCCTAGTAACTGCCAAGAGGTCCAGGAttctaagaaagaataa